Below is a genomic region from Lineus longissimus chromosome 4, tnLinLong1.2, whole genome shotgun sequence.
TCTTGTGAACACGTGCGACTAAGACGTGATGTTTCTGTTACTGGTGAACCTTCCTTTGAAGGAGATTGCGACTTTGGTGATTTTCGTATTGAACTCTGTACACCAAGGTCGTTTGATAAACTTGTCAAATCAAACCGATCAGTATCCTCACTACACCTACTAGGCAACGCAAAATTAAACCCAGAGTTGCGATAACTACTAAAATGCTTCCCATCAAGAGAATTTTTCCCTCCAAAAACGAAACTTTTCTCCTCAGTATCAGAGCCGTCACCAGTTGTGTCTTTACTAGATACAGCCGCTAATGCCACAGCCTTAAAAGATAAAGTTTCTGTCCCACCACTGTCACTACCAAACACAGCCTGTGCCACCAGACTCGGTCGCACTCGAGGCGTCTCGACTTTCTCCGTTTTGATACTTGGCTGTTTTGAATGTTTGTGTTTATAGAACTTGAGAAGTTTCAACCTGGCATCCCGGATGATTGACTTCTCATCTTTCTCTTTCTGATGCAACTTGAGCCGTGCCTCGCGTAGAACATTGCGAGGTGTCGGGGCAGGGCAGACTTTGGCAAAGTTGAGTTTGTCATGTTTCTCCAGCGAGACATGTTTCCTGTTGCACTGACAGCTTTTGTTCTTGCATGTTTCTGATGTGAATGAGAGTTTGTCCATGGAAGGTAGACTGTCCAAGCTATATGGTTCAGGGCGAGGACTCTCATTCCTCACTGACTTGATCTTGCTCTTGGGGCTCTTCTCTTTTACATCATGAGGAGATTTCACTTTCACAGGTTTCCTGAAACAGATATGAGAATACTAGTGAAAGGCTTCCAATACCTAAAAATTGATTTACAAGAATAATGGTATACTTTCAAGCAAGCAAGTACCAACCTTCAACAAAGCTGGGTTACTTGTTTTCCCCTTGTGGATCACACAAGCGATGGCTCGCTTCATCCGATCTTCTTAAGCATTATGAATCAAGTTTTAAATCAACCACGGTTTTCTTTCACAGTCAAAGCCGCTGCTGAGGTGGAGGAGACATTGTACATTACTTGACTATTTCTGAGAAAGTTGAACGTCTCATAACTACTGCGTGAGATGAGGAGAGGCACTTGGAGTTGATCACATACCCTGTCCAAAGGTCTTGAATCGATGAGGAACTAAAGCTGATGTCTTCACGCAATTCAGTGCTTTTGCTGAAATGAAAGAACACGCTCATTTGAATGGACACCGACAGATTTTTTGAAGTCAGCACATGATATTGGTGTTGGGAGAAGCTTGTAAACTTCATAACTCAAACATTATAATCAggagagtacatgtatacccaGCCTGCTGTGGTTACTTTGTGTGCATGATTTTAACTGAAGTATTAATAATCTGATTTTTGAAtagttgaaatgtacatgtacagtgaaatGCAAAGTGCCTTCTTTTCATCAAGAACATGTCTCCATCTATTCTTCTTACCTCACTGGATCAACTTTCAACTTCTTGAATGCAGAATATAGATAATCATCCTTGGGatcatcgtcgtcatccgtCTCTGCCATGGCAGACTATCGGCAACAGAAAGGAACGATGAACTGCCAAAGTGAATAAATATAAATTAAATACATGATTATCAGCTCAGGCTTAATTTGATTAAGCTGTGTTTGCTGCAAAACTCTAACTGCCATTAGGGGAGGACCACTCTTTACTCTAGACAGGGGAGGACCACTCTTTACTCTAGACAGGGGAGGACCACTCTTTACTCTAGACAGGGGAGGACCACTCTTTACTCTAGAcatggtcatcctaaacagcatcCACCAGCGCCCGCCAGGTTTAATTAAACTTAAAGTCagcaaagtcatcaaaataaaattttgtagCCAAAAACGagataagtacaccataaaacacatttcctgaaaatttcatgatatttgggtGTAAGGTAAGGGAGATATTGTCTAAAATTACAAGGCTCCTGCATAGTATAttattgggaagccc
It encodes:
- the LOC135485883 gene encoding uncharacterized protein LOC135485883, which gives rise to MAETDDDDDPKDDYLYSAFKKLKVDPVSKSTELREDISFSSSSIQDLWTGKPVKVKSPHDVKEKSPKSKIKSVRNESPRPEPYSLDSLPSMDKLSFTSETCKNKSCQCNRKHVSLEKHDKLNFAKVCPAPTPRNVLREARLKLHQKEKDEKSIIRDARLKLLKFYKHKHSKQPSIKTEKVETPRVRPSLVAQAVFGSDSGGTETLSFKAVALAAVSSKDTTGDGSDTEEKSFVFGGKNSLDGKHFSSYRNSGFNFALPSRCSEDTDRFDLTSLSNDLGVQSSIRKSPKSQSPSKEGSPVTETSRLSRTCSQEARLDDMSVDELSGYFEDYVYIPKKMSQMAEMMYT